In one window of Coleofasciculus chthonoplastes PCC 7420 DNA:
- a CDS encoding helix-turn-helix domain-containing protein — protein MSASSHKNQSAPNYTQQLQYLMHQVDVSSFRQLSRVSGVSERQMKRLRQGQVSQMRVETLLKLSQVLQISVDQLLTLFSPESISPMTPSRDRTSFTPEIPAPESLDNLKQEYHRLQQQFAEQRETLLQEFQQSSVQVLESWLLQWPTAAYAVTQNNQLPAIRLLPLIKPVEQLLQQWGIEAIASVGDELTYDPQWHQLMSGTVQPGELVRVRYVGYRQGDKLLYRAKVSPVN, from the coding sequence ATGTCCGCATCTAGCCATAAGAATCAGTCTGCCCCGAATTACACCCAACAGTTACAATACCTCATGCATCAGGTGGATGTGTCCAGTTTTCGCCAACTGAGTCGCGTCAGTGGTGTGTCTGAACGACAAATGAAACGTCTGCGACAAGGACAAGTATCGCAAATGCGGGTAGAGACGCTGCTGAAATTATCGCAGGTATTGCAAATATCGGTCGATCAATTGCTCACCTTATTTTCACCCGAATCAATCTCTCCGATGACGCCGTCGCGCGATCGCACTTCATTCACTCCGGAGATTCCCGCACCAGAAAGCCTCGACAACCTCAAGCAGGAATACCACCGACTACAACAGCAATTCGCCGAACAACGCGAAACCCTGCTACAGGAATTTCAGCAATCGAGTGTGCAGGTATTAGAATCATGGTTATTACAGTGGCCCACAGCCGCTTATGCTGTAACTCAGAATAACCAGTTACCCGCCATCCGATTATTGCCTCTAATCAAGCCAGTGGAACAGCTTCTGCAACAATGGGGCATAGAAGCGATCGCTTCAGTTGGTGATGAATTGACTTATGATCCCCAATGGCACCAATTAATGTCGGGAACCGTTCAACCCGGAGAGCTGGTGCGAGTTCGTTACGTTGGCTATCGGCAAGGTGATAAATTATTGTATCGGGCTAAAGTGAGTCCGGTGAATTAG
- a CDS encoding PadR family transcriptional regulator, whose amino-acid sequence MATRNKDDTLNLTLIEESILNALMYRERYGLEIMSAIAQASNGERTIGFSSLYPTLRKLEKRGFVTSRWGDEAPEETTGARRRYYKITGSGLQALEKKQQFLTALQHLQPALGEL is encoded by the coding sequence ATGGCTACTCGCAACAAAGACGACACGCTGAATCTGACGCTGATCGAAGAGTCGATCCTGAATGCGCTGATGTATCGAGAACGCTATGGATTGGAGATTATGAGTGCGATCGCGCAAGCTAGCAACGGTGAACGCACCATTGGCTTCAGTTCCCTTTACCCCACCTTGCGAAAACTGGAAAAGCGAGGATTCGTTACCTCTCGCTGGGGTGATGAAGCGCCGGAGGAAACCACAGGCGCACGCCGACGTTATTACAAAATCACAGGTTCTGGCTTGCAAGCCTTGGAGAAAAAGCAACAATTCCTCACCGCCTTACAGCATTTGCAACCTGCACTGGGAGAACTCTAA
- a CDS encoding DUF1294 domain-containing protein produces MKPKTHKGQLTVWKDEEGFGFIKPDHGDQNVFLHITGLKNPNRRPQVGDIIRYQLTIGKKGKLRASHAVIEGTASQHSSKQLAKTSVKRNRSKKRTQSSSLVWEVLFLSLFPISGSVHLASITSNLIPLLLYLIMSGLTFVLYAHDKSRARTGESRIPEKTLHLCELAGGWLGAFIAQRTLRHKSSKNSYQVVFWAIVAFHIMFWSAWLFKHLFN; encoded by the coding sequence ATGAAACCCAAAACGCATAAAGGTCAATTAACAGTTTGGAAAGACGAAGAAGGGTTTGGCTTTATCAAACCCGATCATGGCGATCAAAACGTTTTTCTGCATATCACTGGATTAAAGAATCCTAATCGCCGTCCCCAAGTCGGTGACATTATCCGTTATCAATTAACTATTGGCAAGAAAGGAAAACTTCGTGCTAGTCATGCTGTCATCGAAGGAACGGCATCTCAGCATAGTTCTAAACAGTTAGCCAAAACCTCTGTTAAAAGAAATCGATCGAAAAAGAGAACACAATCGTCTTCATTAGTCTGGGAAGTTTTGTTTTTATCTCTATTTCCGATCAGCGGTTCGGTTCACTTGGCATCAATAACATCAAATTTAATTCCTCTCCTGCTGTATTTGATCATGAGTGGGTTAACCTTTGTCCTTTATGCTCACGATAAGTCCCGTGCTAGAACCGGAGAATCGAGGATACCTGAGAAAACATTACATTTGTGCGAACTAGCAGGTGGATGGTTAGGCGCATTCATTGCTCAACGCACCCTACGCCACAAAAGCAGCAAAAATTCTTACCAAGTCGTATTTTGGGCAATTGTGGCTTTTCATATCATGTTTTGGAGCGCTTGGCTGTTCAAACATTTATTTAATTGA
- a CDS encoding AAA family ATPase yields MKVQSIELKYFKKFRDSTFDFTDSETGLARDIIVLIGMNGTGKTSLLQAIAATLGVATGRLEKLTDLDWVGFNHELLGNNWGRFEPEVTLKVQFSAQELHAVQEFHQKLQEMGRHLPVPPAEDYLATLRWQGERVQADTAAQLFQFKGRDYAKQVLRSEGFYVFERVGTVFWYTEQRTSTSLTSEDPDQKLEITENILRDRLSKWRQFHQDVETGRIKQLRPGQKDVYAEIERAYQKVFPERSFEGPVPRENIDDILSEPWFYLHDSKNQYEISEMSGGERAIFPILMDFANWNIHNSVILIDELELHLHPPMQQALLRTLPKLGKNNQFIITTHSDYVEQLVPEAHIIRLGV; encoded by the coding sequence ATGAAAGTCCAATCTATCGAATTGAAGTATTTCAAGAAATTTAGGGATTCTACCTTTGATTTTACGGATTCTGAAACGGGTTTGGCACGAGATATTATTGTCCTAATTGGCATGAATGGTACGGGGAAAACCAGTCTTTTACAGGCAATTGCGGCGACGCTGGGAGTAGCAACTGGGCGATTAGAAAAACTTACTGATTTAGATTGGGTAGGATTTAATCATGAATTGCTAGGAAATAACTGGGGTCGATTTGAGCCAGAGGTAACTCTAAAGGTACAATTTTCAGCTCAAGAACTCCATGCTGTTCAGGAGTTCCATCAAAAATTACAAGAAATGGGTCGTCATTTACCCGTTCCTCCAGCAGAGGATTACCTAGCAACTTTGAGATGGCAAGGTGAGCGAGTCCAAGCAGATACGGCGGCTCAATTGTTCCAATTTAAAGGACGAGACTATGCTAAACAAGTACTCCGATCTGAAGGCTTCTATGTGTTTGAGCGAGTGGGTACAGTCTTCTGGTATACCGAACAAAGAACCTCAACAAGTTTAACCAGTGAAGATCCCGATCAAAAACTTGAAATAACTGAAAACATTTTACGCGATCGCCTATCAAAATGGCGGCAATTCCACCAAGACGTTGAAACAGGTAGAATTAAGCAACTACGTCCAGGACAAAAAGATGTGTATGCTGAAATTGAACGAGCTTACCAGAAGGTTTTTCCCGAACGTAGTTTTGAAGGTCCGGTTCCTCGTGAGAATATTGATGACATCCTGAGTGAACCTTGGTTTTATCTCCACGATAGCAAAAACCAGTATGAAATTTCAGAAATGTCTGGGGGAGAGCGGGCTATTTTTCCCATATTAATGGACTTTGCAAATTGGAATATTCATAATTCAGTCATTTTGATTGATGAACTGGAATTACATTTACATCCGCCAATGCAACAAGCATTGCTGAGAACTTTACCTAAATTGGGTAAAAACAATCAATTCATTATCACAACTCACTCTGATTATGTCGAGCAATTAGTACCTGAAGCACATATTATTCGATTAGGAGTGTAA
- a CDS encoding adenosine-specific kinase: protein MELKSVPVELPEGCNIIIGHSYFIKTVEDLPIQRNSKLPHPLREILSLRLTHPRHRIILSR from the coding sequence ATGGAACTGAAGTCAGTTCCCGTAGAGCTTCCGGAAGGGTGTAATATCATTATCGGTCATAGCTACTTCATTAAGACAGTGGAGGACTTGCCGATTCAGAGGAATTCAAAATTGCCTCATCCGTTAAGAGAAATTTTGTCATTAAGATTAACTCACCCAAGACATAGGATTATCCTCTCCCGTTGA
- a CDS encoding DUF4435 domain-containing protein: MSVVDKVIFCEGKQTSLDIKLIERVLAEQPGQRLTIVSAGGKFTFSVFAQGYFFPDEAVNKRYIIFRDRDFDVQPTSEVKLLKLGQRCFLTHRACIENYLLDADLIHNYWQTKFAEKSENPLSKWGHGDSVGIETITAWIDRSARTLQDYQAVRWALADVAKPSVARSQLETTWTKGSGKLPTSLDLQSCQAKAKELIQTFREAVDQVTQDRFEASLGIYHAKFSQDEFWQQKQYMIWFHGKDLQKAMQQQESQYISLKNFFAWAIEQLDITQYPDLMELRTKIENL; this comes from the coding sequence GTGAGTGTCGTTGATAAGGTTATTTTCTGTGAGGGAAAACAAACCAGTTTAGATATCAAACTTATAGAGCGCGTTTTAGCAGAACAACCTGGACAGCGACTAACAATTGTGTCGGCTGGTGGGAAGTTTACATTTTCGGTTTTTGCTCAAGGTTACTTTTTTCCTGATGAAGCTGTAAATAAACGATATATAATTTTTAGGGATAGAGATTTTGATGTTCAGCCAACCTCAGAGGTTAAATTGCTAAAACTGGGACAACGCTGTTTTTTAACTCATCGTGCTTGTATTGAAAATTATCTTTTAGATGCTGATTTAATTCATAATTATTGGCAGACTAAATTTGCCGAGAAATCGGAAAATCCTTTATCAAAGTGGGGACATGGCGATTCAGTGGGAATTGAGACAATTACAGCATGGATTGATAGGTCAGCAAGAACGTTGCAAGATTATCAAGCGGTACGATGGGCATTGGCTGATGTAGCGAAGCCGAGTGTGGCGCGATCGCAGCTTGAAACAACTTGGACAAAAGGTAGTGGTAAACTTCCGACTTCTTTAGATTTACAAAGCTGTCAAGCTAAAGCAAAAGAATTAATTCAGACGTTTAGAGAGGCTGTTGATCAAGTCACCCAAGACAGATTTGAAGCAAGTTTAGGTATCTATCATGCTAAGTTTAGCCAAGACGAATTTTGGCAACAGAAGCAGTACATGATCTGGTTCCATGGCAAAGATTTGCAAAAAGCGATGCAGCAGCAAGAATCTCAATACATCTCTTTAAAAAACTTTTTTGCTTGGGCAATTGAGCAACTTGATATTACTCAATATCCTGATTTGATGGAATTACGAACAAAAATTGAGAACTTATAG